Proteins from one Mytilus galloprovincialis chromosome 11, xbMytGall1.hap1.1, whole genome shotgun sequence genomic window:
- the LOC143052372 gene encoding uncharacterized protein LOC143052372, which produces MVRSVLVLSLLCVAFHSSTATSRQWSSWNSWSNNKGGSYKHRCDAYADIVFGYDDSGSIGSTANFNNMKTFMKDVVGSFSNIGISGTQFGALCFAQSVKNHFHLNAHTSCDAIQNAIMNFGVRKGSATAIGKALQYMRTQSFANGNRNIPPRVSPAKIAIILTDGQNNNGPDPVVQAALLKAQGVIIIAVGIGNSVSVSQLEAIASNKQYVFNPPSFTALRALAVQISRLTCRVCRAGPVGPTGERGPPGHRGPAGPPGPTGPPGPKGIVGDQGPTGPQGPEGHMGSPGQRGPPGDKGPNGAPGKDGKDGTPGGPGQPGGKGATGDPGKNGDDGEAGDPGRPGQKGAPGDQGAKGQPGHPGNRGTRGPEGPAGPAGTNGNPGAQGPAGPKGPRGDKGDRGAIGPRPPPGRPGPPGPKGPKGPQGKTGFKGQITIVIEKGGQYRPVKGLNGYYKGVISADLDAAIRAAVNKGYKPPPPKY; this is translated from the exons GACAATGGTCAAGTTGGAACTCTTGGTCAAATAACAAAGGAGGAA GTTACAAACACAGATGTGACGCTTACGCTGATATAGTATTTGGATATGACGATTCCGGAAGTATCGGTTCTACAGCCAACTTTAACAATATGAAGACTTTTATGAAGGACGTCGTTGGGTCATTCTCTAACATTGGTATCAGTGGGACGCAATTTGGTGCATTGTGCTTTGCGCAAAGTGTAAAGAATCATTTCCATCTTAATGCGCATACCAGCTGTGACGCCATACAGAACGCCATTATGAATTTTGGTGTCCGAAAAGGAAGTGCAACTGCTATTGGAAAAGCTTTACAG TATATGAGAACTCAAAGCTTTGCAAATGGAAATAGAAACATACCACCACGTGTATCACCAGCTAAAATCGCCATTATTTTAACTGACGGTCAGAACAACAATGGACCAGACCCGGTAGTACAGGCAGCCCTTCTAAAAGCACAAGGCGTTATTATCATAGCTGTTGGTATAGGCAATAGTGTCAGTGTATCTCAACTCGAGGCTATTGCCTCCAACAAACAATATGTATTCAATCCACCAAGCTTCACCGCACTCAGAGCTCTGGCTGTTCAAATAAGCAGACTAACATGCAGGG TGTGTAGAGCTGGACCAGTCGGACCTACAGGGGAAAGGGGGCCACCTGGACATAGAGGACCAGCCGGTCCACCAGGCCCAACAGGGCCACCAGGACCAAAAG GAATAGTTGGAGACCAGGGACCAACTGGACCACAag GACCTGAAGGACATATGGGTTCACCAGGCCAGAGAGGACCACCAG GTGACAAAGGACCAAATGGTGCGCCAGGTAAAGATGGAAAAGATGGTACACCCGGAGGTCCAGGTCAACCAGGAGGTAAAGGTGCAACAGGAGACCCTGGTAAGAATGGCGATGACGGTGAAGCAGGCGACCCCGGAAGACCGGGTCAGAAAGGAGCACCTGGCGATCAAGGAGCAAAGGGCCAACCAGGACATCCAGGAAACAGAGGTACACGAGGCCCAGAAGGACCAGCTGGTCCAGCAGGAACAAATGGAAACCCTGGTGCACAAGGACCTGCAGGACCAAAAGGGCCACGTGGTGATAAAGGAGATAGGGGAGCTATTGGACCACGTCCACCACCAGGACGACCAGGACCACCTGGACCAAAAGGACCAAAAGGACCACAAGGAAAGACTGGATTCAAAG GACAAATAACAATTGTTATTGAAAAAGGCGGCCAATACAGACCAG TGAAAGGTTTGAATGGATACTACAAAGGAGTG